A window of the Fibrobacter sp. UWB2 genome harbors these coding sequences:
- a CDS encoding ABC transporter permease subunit (The N-terminal region of this protein, as described by TIGR01726, is a three transmembrane segment that identifies a subfamily of ABC transporter permease subunits, which specificities that include histidine, arginine, glutamine, glutamate, L-cystine (sic), the opines (in Agrobacterium) octopine and nopaline, etc.): MKDYASFFFVFAAVLCLLAQGAFAQNVSDSLPLAADSGLWNSIVASFQKNFIVEDRYKMILEGLQITLTITIFATIIGTILGGFVCWMRLSKFKLLQRFAAIYVDVIEGVPVLVLLLLMFYVFLSPFNASGVLVAIITFGINTSAYFSEIFRSAIENINYGQTEAGLALGHTPRQTFFRIILGQVIKRGLPVYQGEVVALLKETSIVGYIAVIDLTRTCDIVRSRTYEAFVPLIVSAVIYFIVAWAIGFMIKNLAIKRYWCTGITAVLLAFFCLFNFGESSNTTQNSSTVAKTIRTLEDMQNATMVVQLGTEADYAADDIFRNTKMLRVMTTPDAFTAVVNGRADFGVEDKAVILNAMQSGIPVDTLSFTDETYGLCALFEKTNTALQKEFNDFLKQIKNTGELDSLINKWLRGADPSKHPIPTQKATHLSGAPIRVATEGAYPPYNLIVNGKPSGFEVELGMMFGDVIGRSIVIDVIEYDALIPYLSAKKGDVVIAGIGQTEERAQEVLFSEPYYDQVEMAFVRKDSNELPINAESKKTGNPWTIALVLSALFVGLGIFVVVRLRLSRKEPPRFEKDSSKALISVSHLQKKYGDLLVQKDLNLEVHKGDVISIIGPSGTGKSTFLRCLNLLEKPTSGDIFIQGVNILSPKANVPIIRQKMGMVFQSFNLFEGMTILDNITISPMKLLGMSRNEAEAEARKLLNMVGLGEKANSMPEDLSGGQKQRVAIARALAMHPEILLFDEPTSALDPTMVSEVLAVMTRLAREGITMLIVTHEMRFARLVSTRVCYFDEGVVYEEGTPEQIFEHPQREKTRKFIHQIHESTFQINSEQFDWYAMMAQMKSFCEMFNCSRMHIEAVEHSIEEALSIVKPVPGLKVSLEYSEKDGFSRISIVSAEKIDPTILESDKNLLSVSMLKKYCQNIQITEDSSTLTMTVD, from the coding sequence ATGAAAGACTACGCCTCATTCTTTTTTGTATTCGCTGCTGTTTTATGCTTATTGGCACAAGGGGCTTTTGCCCAAAATGTGAGCGATAGTTTGCCTTTGGCGGCAGATTCCGGTCTTTGGAATTCTATTGTCGCTAGCTTCCAAAAAAACTTTATCGTAGAGGATCGTTACAAGATGATTCTTGAGGGTTTACAGATAACGTTGACTATCACCATTTTTGCAACCATTATAGGAACGATATTAGGGGGCTTTGTATGTTGGATGCGCCTAAGCAAATTTAAGCTCCTTCAGCGTTTTGCTGCTATCTATGTAGATGTGATAGAAGGGGTCCCTGTGCTGGTGCTACTCCTGCTGATGTTTTACGTGTTTCTTTCTCCGTTCAACGCTTCGGGTGTCCTTGTGGCCATCATCACTTTCGGTATCAATACATCGGCCTATTTTAGTGAAATTTTTCGCTCCGCCATCGAAAATATCAATTATGGGCAGACAGAAGCTGGTCTTGCCTTGGGGCACACCCCTAGACAAACTTTCTTTAGAATCATTTTGGGTCAAGTCATCAAGAGAGGTTTACCGGTCTATCAAGGCGAAGTGGTTGCCCTGCTTAAAGAAACGAGTATCGTGGGCTATATTGCCGTCATTGACCTGACTCGTACATGCGATATCGTCCGTTCACGTACTTACGAAGCGTTCGTTCCACTCATCGTTTCGGCTGTCATTTACTTTATCGTGGCCTGGGCAATCGGCTTTATGATAAAAAATCTAGCTATCAAGCGTTATTGGTGCACCGGCATTACAGCTGTTTTGCTCGCATTTTTCTGTTTGTTTAATTTCGGCGAATCTAGCAACACTACTCAAAACTCTTCGACTGTAGCAAAAACGATTCGCACTCTTGAAGATATGCAAAATGCGACGATGGTCGTGCAATTGGGGACCGAAGCGGACTATGCTGCAGATGATATTTTCCGCAACACTAAAATGCTACGAGTGATGACAACACCAGACGCGTTTACAGCGGTGGTTAACGGCCGTGCTGATTTTGGGGTAGAAGACAAAGCGGTCATCCTGAATGCCATGCAGAGTGGAATCCCTGTGGATACATTGTCTTTTACAGACGAAACATATGGACTTTGTGCTTTGTTTGAAAAAACGAATACGGCCTTGCAGAAAGAATTCAACGACTTTCTTAAACAAATTAAGAATACTGGAGAGCTGGATTCGTTAATCAACAAGTGGCTTCGCGGTGCGGATCCCTCCAAACATCCGATTCCTACACAAAAAGCGACCCATTTAAGCGGGGCTCCGATACGCGTCGCCACCGAAGGTGCATACCCTCCCTATAACCTCATTGTGAACGGAAAGCCCTCGGGTTTTGAGGTAGAACTCGGAATGATGTTTGGTGACGTTATTGGGCGGTCCATTGTTATAGATGTGATAGAATATGATGCGCTTATTCCATACCTGTCGGCAAAGAAAGGTGATGTTGTTATTGCAGGAATCGGACAAACTGAAGAACGCGCTCAAGAGGTCCTGTTTTCGGAACCCTATTATGATCAGGTCGAAATGGCGTTTGTCAGAAAAGATTCTAACGAGCTACCGATTAATGCGGAATCTAAAAAAACAGGAAATCCATGGACAATCGCACTTGTCCTAAGCGCACTCTTTGTCGGCCTGGGCATTTTCGTTGTCGTTCGACTCCGCCTTTCACGTAAGGAGCCTCCCCGTTTTGAAAAAGATTCCTCTAAAGCTCTAATTTCTGTTTCGCATCTGCAAAAGAAATATGGAGATTTGCTTGTACAAAAAGACCTGAATCTCGAAGTGCACAAGGGGGATGTCATTTCTATTATCGGCCCTTCGGGCACTGGAAAGAGTACCTTCTTAAGATGCTTAAACCTGTTAGAAAAGCCTACAAGCGGAGACATTTTCATTCAGGGCGTAAACATTTTGTCGCCCAAGGCCAATGTTCCCATAATTCGTCAAAAAATGGGAATGGTCTTCCAGTCGTTCAACCTTTTTGAAGGTATGACTATTTTAGATAACATTACCATTTCGCCGATGAAGTTGTTGGGGATGTCCCGAAACGAAGCTGAGGCTGAGGCAAGGAAACTTTTGAATATGGTGGGCTTGGGCGAAAAGGCAAACTCCATGCCCGAAGACCTTTCTGGTGGTCAAAAGCAGCGTGTCGCCATTGCAAGAGCGTTGGCAATGCATCCTGAAATTCTATTGTTCGACGAACCCACTTCGGCACTTGACCCGACAATGGTAAGCGAAGTGCTCGCGGTGATGACCCGCCTTGCCCGCGAAGGAATCACGATGCTTATTGTTACTCATGAAATGCGTTTTGCACGTTTAGTGAGTACTCGCGTCTGTTACTTTGACGAAGGTGTTGTTTACGAAGAGGGAACACCGGAGCAGATTTTTGAACACCCGCAACGCGAAAAGACCCGCAAGTTCATTCACCAAATTCATGAATCGACTTTCCAGATTAACAGTGAACAATTTGACTGGTATGCCATGATGGCGCAGATGAAGTCGTTCTGCGAAATGTTTAATTGTTCTAGAATGCATATTGAAGCCGTAGAACACTCCATTGAAGAGGCTCTCTCCATTGTGAAACCTGTTCCTGGTTTGAAAGTTTCACTGGAATACTCCGAAAAAGACGGATTTTCAAGGATATCGATTGTCAGTGCAGAAAAAATTGATCCGACAATCCTTGAATCCGATAAAAACCTGCTGTCAGTCAGTATGTTGAAAAAGTACTGTCAGAATATTCAAATTACAGAGGATTCTTCGACACTTACCATGACTGTCGACTAA
- the gpmI gene encoding 2,3-bisphosphoglycerate-independent phosphoglycerate mutase, whose protein sequence is MLKKLSNFPGIKGPVVTIVMDGFGITDKVEGNAIKAARTPTLDNLFKMYPNVLLKAHGRAVGMPTNEDMGNSEVGHNAIGAGQVYNQGAALVADAINSGDIFDRDAWKEISGNVREKNTVLHFIGLFSDGNVHSNIAHLKAMVAQAKKEGVKKVRVHILLDGRDVPETSALDYVGPFEKFLDELRSPEFDVCIASGGGRMQITMDRYNANWKMVELGWKTHVLGEGRYFDNATQAIETLRGETKAIDQDLPPFVIAKDGAPVGTINDGDSVVFFNFRGDRAIEITRAFEEESFNEFDRKRFPHVCYAGMLQYDGDLKLPNRFLVPPPAIKETSGEWLAETGVKQFACSETQKYGHVTYFWNGNRSSKFDGETYLEIESDVVPFEQRPWMKAAEITDAMIEALKSGKYQTLRCNFPNGDMVGHTGSFRAATMAIEAVDIGLARLLPVIDALGGVAIITADHGNADEMYEIDKKTGMPKVNKDGSFKAKTSHTLNKVPCILYDNVTGGKLGLKEGDWGLSNIAATTANLLGLEKHEAWDDSMLIIK, encoded by the coding sequence ATGCTCAAGAAACTTTCCAACTTCCCTGGCATCAAGGGCCCGGTCGTCACCATCGTGATGGACGGTTTTGGTATCACCGATAAGGTCGAAGGCAACGCCATCAAGGCAGCCCGCACCCCGACTCTCGACAACCTCTTCAAGATGTACCCGAACGTTCTCTTGAAGGCCCACGGTCGCGCCGTCGGTATGCCGACCAACGAAGACATGGGTAACTCCGAAGTCGGCCACAACGCTATCGGTGCTGGCCAGGTTTACAACCAGGGTGCAGCCCTCGTTGCAGACGCCATCAACAGCGGCGACATTTTCGATCGCGATGCTTGGAAGGAAATCTCCGGCAACGTTCGTGAAAAGAACACGGTTCTCCACTTCATCGGCCTCTTCAGCGATGGTAACGTTCACTCCAACATCGCTCACCTCAAGGCTATGGTTGCCCAGGCTAAGAAGGAAGGCGTCAAGAAGGTTCGCGTCCACATTCTCCTCGACGGTCGTGACGTTCCGGAAACCTCCGCTCTCGATTACGTCGGCCCGTTCGAAAAGTTCCTCGACGAACTCCGCAGCCCGGAATTCGACGTTTGCATCGCTTCTGGCGGTGGCCGTATGCAGATCACCATGGACCGTTACAACGCTAACTGGAAGATGGTGGAACTCGGCTGGAAGACCCACGTGCTCGGCGAAGGCCGCTACTTCGACAACGCTACGCAGGCTATCGAAACCCTCCGCGGCGAAACCAAGGCTATTGACCAGGACCTCCCGCCGTTCGTGATTGCTAAGGACGGCGCTCCGGTTGGCACCATCAACGATGGCGACTCCGTGGTGTTCTTCAACTTCCGTGGCGACCGCGCTATCGAAATCACGCGCGCCTTCGAAGAAGAATCCTTCAATGAATTTGACCGCAAGCGCTTCCCGCACGTCTGCTACGCAGGCATGCTCCAGTACGACGGTGACCTCAAGCTCCCGAACCGTTTCCTCGTTCCGCCTCCGGCCATCAAGGAAACCAGCGGTGAATGGCTTGCCGAAACTGGCGTGAAGCAGTTCGCCTGCTCCGAAACGCAAAAGTACGGCCACGTGACCTACTTCTGGAATGGTAACCGTTCCAGCAAGTTCGACGGCGAAACCTACCTCGAAATTGAATCTGACGTTGTTCCGTTCGAACAGCGCCCGTGGATGAAGGCTGCCGAAATCACCGACGCCATGATCGAAGCTTTGAAGAGCGGCAAGTATCAGACTCTCCGCTGCAACTTCCCGAACGGCGACATGGTGGGCCATACCGGTTCCTTCCGCGCTGCTACGATGGCTATCGAAGCTGTGGACATCGGCCTCGCCCGCTTGCTCCCGGTGATCGACGCCCTCGGTGGTGTTGCTATCATCACGGCTGACCACGGTAACGCCGACGAAATGTACGAAATCGACAAGAAGACCGGCATGCCGAAGGTCAACAAGGACGGTTCCTTCAAGGCCAAGACGAGCCACACCCTCAACAAGGTACCGTGCATCCTTTACGATAACGTAACGGGCGGCAAGCTCGGCCTCAAGGAAGGCGACTGGGGTCTTTCCAACATCGCAGCAACGACGGCCAACCTCCTCGGCCTCGAAAAGCACGAAGCTTGGGACGATTCCATGCTCATCATCAAGTAA
- the uvrB gene encoding excinuclease ABC subunit UvrB, protein MPFAQDDNLNFTYYFSSDNMARARKTITPDPYAKPIAKPLPPSKSLPGKLKQFQAPTRADFDLVSPYGAAGDQPKAIEELTEGFKNGEQFQTLLGVTGSGKTFTMANVIKNVGKPTLILTHNKTLAAQLYQEFKSFFPNNAVEYFVSYYDYFQPEAYIPHTDTFIEKDASINDEIDKLRLRATANLLTRRDVIIVASVSCIYGLGSPSEYFDLMVRIKKGDIYDRDKILRDLVHIQYSRNDFSLDRGSFRVRGDVIEVHPSYDEDGLRIELFGDEVDRLYRFNIVTGEVIKEVEELTIAPAKHFVTKEENRAGMLQRIQMELTDRLAELDKEGKLLESARLSSRTRYDMEMLRETGMCNGIENYSRIIEDRAPGTRPFTLIDYFGDDWLLMIDESHVSIPQVGGMAEGDKSRKTTLVQYGFRLPCALDNRPMNFAEFEYMYPKQVLFVSATPGDYELKKTNGVVTEQINRPTGLLDPKIELFPIQGQMDVLLYRIEEVVKNGDRVLVTTLTKKMAQDLTEFFIEAGVRAKYLHSDIKTLERHELIRGLRSGEYDVLVGINLLREGLDLPEVSMVAILDADKEGFLRNYRSLIQTMGRASRNVNGTVLLFADNMTESLQKAIDETNRRRGLQEEFNKEHGITPKSVTRKIEEDLRIIDPLGDIGDDTTDNEEEWEDKPGIRPMEPLQPSRFRKSSSKKAAPGAHSGAPSKASESKLADLERQMKEAAARLDFEEAARIRDIIRSLDA, encoded by the coding sequence ATGCCCTTCGCTCAGGATGACAACCTCAATTTTACTTACTATTTTTCGTCTGATAACATGGCTCGCGCACGTAAGACTATTACTCCTGATCCGTATGCAAAACCGATAGCGAAACCGCTACCGCCTTCCAAGAGCTTGCCCGGAAAACTCAAGCAGTTCCAGGCGCCCACTCGTGCGGATTTTGACCTCGTAAGTCCTTACGGTGCTGCTGGCGACCAGCCCAAAGCCATTGAAGAATTGACCGAAGGGTTCAAGAACGGCGAACAGTTCCAGACGCTTCTCGGCGTGACCGGTTCCGGCAAGACATTCACGATGGCAAACGTCATCAAGAATGTCGGCAAGCCGACGCTCATCCTCACGCACAACAAGACGCTCGCCGCCCAGCTTTACCAGGAATTCAAGTCGTTCTTCCCGAACAACGCGGTGGAATACTTCGTGAGCTATTACGACTACTTCCAGCCCGAAGCTTACATCCCGCACACGGACACGTTCATCGAAAAAGACGCGAGCATCAACGACGAAATCGACAAGCTCCGTCTGCGCGCCACAGCCAACCTCCTCACCCGCCGCGATGTCATCATCGTTGCCTCTGTGAGCTGCATTTACGGTTTGGGTAGCCCGAGCGAATACTTCGACTTGATGGTCCGTATCAAGAAGGGCGACATTTATGACCGCGACAAGATTCTGCGAGACCTTGTCCACATCCAGTATTCACGCAACGATTTCAGTCTCGACCGAGGTTCGTTCCGCGTTCGCGGTGACGTCATCGAAGTGCACCCGAGCTACGACGAAGATGGGCTACGCATTGAACTTTTCGGCGACGAAGTCGACCGCCTTTACCGATTCAACATCGTCACGGGCGAAGTCATCAAGGAAGTTGAAGAACTCACCATCGCCCCCGCAAAGCACTTTGTCACCAAAGAAGAAAACCGCGCGGGCATGTTGCAACGCATCCAGATGGAACTCACCGACCGCCTCGCCGAACTCGATAAAGAAGGCAAACTTCTCGAATCGGCACGCCTTTCGAGCCGCACCCGCTACGACATGGAAATGCTCCGCGAAACGGGCATGTGCAACGGCATCGAAAACTACTCGCGCATCATCGAAGACCGCGCTCCGGGCACACGCCCCTTCACGCTCATCGACTACTTTGGCGATGACTGGCTTTTGATGATTGACGAATCGCACGTGAGCATCCCGCAAGTGGGCGGCATGGCCGAAGGCGACAAGAGCCGCAAGACCACGCTCGTGCAATACGGTTTCCGCCTCCCCTGCGCTCTCGACAACCGCCCGATGAACTTCGCCGAATTCGAGTACATGTACCCGAAGCAAGTGCTTTTTGTGAGCGCCACCCCTGGCGATTACGAGCTGAAAAAGACGAACGGCGTTGTCACGGAACAAATCAACCGCCCGACCGGACTTTTGGACCCCAAAATCGAGCTGTTCCCGATTCAGGGCCAAATGGACGTGCTCTTGTACCGCATCGAAGAAGTCGTCAAAAACGGCGACCGTGTGCTTGTCACGACGCTTACCAAGAAGATGGCGCAAGACCTCACGGAATTTTTCATCGAAGCAGGCGTCCGTGCCAAGTACCTCCATAGCGACATCAAGACGCTCGAACGCCACGAGCTCATCCGCGGACTGCGTAGCGGCGAATACGACGTGCTCGTGGGCATCAACCTCTTACGCGAAGGCCTCGACCTCCCCGAAGTGAGCATGGTCGCGATTCTCGACGCCGACAAGGAAGGGTTCCTCCGCAACTACAGGAGCCTCATCCAGACGATGGGCCGCGCCAGCCGCAACGTGAACGGCACAGTGCTTTTGTTCGCGGACAATATGACTGAAAGTCTGCAAAAGGCTATCGACGAGACAAACCGCCGCCGCGGTCTCCAGGAAGAATTCAACAAGGAACACGGAATCACACCGAAGTCCGTCACCCGCAAGATCGAAGAAGACCTGCGAATCATCGACCCCTTGGGCGATATCGGCGACGACACCACCGACAACGAAGAGGAATGGGAAGACAAACCGGGTATCCGCCCGATGGAACCTTTACAGCCTTCGCGCTTTAGAAAGAGCTCCTCAAAGAAAGCGGCCCCCGGCGCACACTCTGGAGCACCGTCCAAAGCATCCGAGTCCAAGCTCGCCGACCTGGAACGCCAAATGAAGGAAGCGGCAGCCCGCCTCGACTTCGAAGAAGCCGCTCGAATCCGCGATATTATACGCTCGCTCGACGCGTAG
- a CDS encoding acyltransferase, which yields MSNSGQARIGWIDEFKGFVLSLVCLFHIEQNFPNAHLGMWQLSALRMSAFFFISGFLFSTKRFSNFKSYFTHKTRVLLVPYLYLSFLFFAIDPVVYNFALYPKSPTMMVVNTIPDINNTWQYIYWNIAKIFIAGKSSVGAGPLWFVFTLYSVSLLFYLLHEMSKKQVNPKLFFAVMSIEGLLCGWLLNENHIHLPLGVERDLTILFFFGCGFLCKEPIKKIHSAISTGAAHATKNTAIVAAIGIASFIAYAFLESPSPNFSIMNNDLGKSLPQFVASSITGIIGLIATFLLASKIPNIAPIRIFKGILRNISRNALVILAVHWWIVLMLRLFFRPQINQPGIAYIAIPIVALGTIAAIPLFRCKLHRLLGKEKINVRESLNIKS from the coding sequence ACCTCGGAATGTGGCAATTGAGCGCACTTCGCATGTCCGCATTTTTCTTTATTTCGGGATTTCTTTTCAGCACGAAACGGTTCTCAAATTTTAAAAGTTACTTTACCCACAAAACGCGCGTTCTGTTAGTTCCCTATCTTTATCTTTCATTCCTATTTTTTGCCATTGACCCGGTCGTTTACAACTTCGCACTCTACCCGAAATCCCCCACAATGATGGTCGTGAATACCATTCCCGACATCAACAACACATGGCAATACATCTATTGGAACATCGCTAAAATTTTCATTGCCGGGAAGTCCTCGGTCGGAGCGGGCCCGCTGTGGTTTGTGTTTACGCTTTATTCCGTCAGCTTGCTTTTTTACCTGCTTCACGAAATGTCGAAAAAGCAAGTCAACCCCAAGCTATTTTTCGCCGTCATGTCCATAGAAGGTCTCCTTTGCGGTTGGCTTTTAAACGAGAACCATATTCACTTGCCGCTTGGTGTTGAACGCGACCTCACGATTCTATTCTTCTTTGGTTGCGGTTTTCTCTGCAAGGAACCCATCAAAAAAATCCACAGCGCCATTTCTACGGGCGCCGCTCACGCCACGAAAAACACGGCTATCGTCGCCGCCATCGGAATCGCAAGCTTTATCGCATACGCTTTTTTGGAATCGCCAAGTCCGAATTTCAGCATCATGAATAACGATTTGGGCAAGAGCCTCCCCCAATTTGTCGCAAGTTCCATTACGGGCATTATCGGACTCATCGCCACGTTCCTGCTTGCGAGCAAGATTCCAAACATTGCCCCCATCCGCATTTTCAAGGGAATCCTCCGCAATATTTCCCGCAACGCACTTGTGATTCTCGCAGTCCATTGGTGGATTGTCCTGATGCTGCGACTCTTTTTCAGACCACAAATCAACCAGCCGGGAATCGCCTATATCGCCATCCCAATTGTCGCGCTCGGCACCATCGCGGCCATCCCGCTTTTCCGCTGCAAACTCCATCGCCTACTCGGCAAAGAAAAAATCAACGTTCGAGAAAGTTTAAACATAAAAAGCTAA